One window of the Zea mays cultivar B73 chromosome 3, Zm-B73-REFERENCE-NAM-5.0, whole genome shotgun sequence genome contains the following:
- the LOC100191924 gene encoding CASP-like protein 1E1: METPTPRVKPGFNGVGVGMGSSVNGSSRRAGYYMGPAGAVAVAGGGRAAAAAPVDGCSVALRVFVLAATLVSAVVMGVDRQTSTIRITVTDALPPLEVPLTANWSYSSAFVYFVVANAMVCLFSAAALAACRSRAAMVPVMVGDLLALALLYSAVGAAAEFGILGERGNSHVRWPKVCNVYGRFCERAMAAVIVSLIAAFANLVLLMLNILTIHKSSSYY; this comes from the exons ATGGAGACGCCGACGCCGCGGGTGAAGCCCGGGTTCAACGGCGTCGGCGTGGGCATGGGGTCGTCCGTGAACggcagcagccgccgcgccggctaCTACATGGGCCCGGCCGGCGCAGTGGCCGTGGCGGGCGGCGgcagggcggcagcagcagcgcCGGTAGACGGGTGCAGCGTGGCGCTGCGCGTGTTTGTGCTGGCGGCGACGCTGGTTTCCGCAGTGGTGATGGGCGTGGACCGGCAGACGAGCACCATCCGAATCACCGTCACCGACGCGCTGCCGCCGCTGGAGGTGCCCCTCACCGCCAACTGGTCCTACTCCTCCGCCTTCGT CTACTTCGTGGTGGCGAACGCCATGGTGTGCCTGTTCTCGGCGGCGGCGCTGGCGGCCTGCCGGAGCCGCGCCGCCATGGTGCCCGTGATGGTGGGCGACCTGCTGGCGCTGGCCCTGCTCTACTCGGCCGTGGGAGCCGCCGCGGAGTTCGGCATCCTGGGCGAGCGCGGCAACTCGCACGTCCGCTGGCCTAAGGTCTGCAACGTCTACGGCCGCTTCTGCGAGCGCGCCATGGCGGCCGTCATCGTCTCCCTCATCGCCGCATTCGCCAACCTCGTCCTCCTCATGCTCAACATCCTCACCATCCACAAGAGCTCTTCCTACTACTAA